From a region of the Flavobacterium branchiarum genome:
- a CDS encoding RagB/SusD family nutrient uptake outer membrane protein — protein sequence MKINLSKYIIAASSMLLLGSCSEDFLEKKPTEFISEEAATADTEALYLAINGIHRSMYIRYEDQGQTGVGGIMQQMDIIGDDLVFPATNGFFLGVYNWTAPSNDNSSEVRFPYRTFYQIIRNANAIINNADAAKGEQIDKDITKGQALLYRAFSHFQLVQIFGKRYVPGTANSQDGVPLALDTKTMVGRSSVEDVYKQINADIDNAIVLLDGYKKPNNSNLDLPVAYGLKARVNLTQGNWSVAADNAVKARTGKQLMSIADYTKGFNDYNNVEWMWGSHIIELQTAYFANFGAYMSRNFNSTVIRTCPRAINSKLYDQIPTTDVRAAVFSKTGAHPGIALVSTAQKFPYTSQKFLSVSTADSRCDVPYMRVAEMYLIEAEAKAKLGAADAAQVLFSFVSKRNPSYVLSTKTGQALVDEVIFQRRIELWGEGFRFFDLKRTNSDLDRTGANHNSTYVGGVFSVPASDKRWQWLIPRAEINANPLIKQNEL from the coding sequence ATGAAAATTAATTTATCAAAATATATAATAGCAGCTTCTTCAATGCTGTTATTAGGATCATGTTCTGAGGATTTCTTAGAAAAAAAACCAACCGAATTTATAAGTGAAGAGGCAGCTACTGCTGATACAGAAGCATTGTATTTAGCTATAAATGGAATACATCGTTCGATGTACATTAGATATGAAGATCAAGGACAAACAGGTGTAGGGGGAATAATGCAACAAATGGACATTATCGGAGACGATTTAGTCTTCCCAGCTACAAATGGATTTTTCTTAGGTGTTTATAACTGGACAGCACCTTCAAATGATAATTCATCAGAAGTGAGGTTTCCTTACAGAACTTTTTATCAAATTATTAGAAATGCTAATGCAATTATAAACAATGCTGATGCTGCTAAAGGGGAACAGATAGATAAGGATATTACTAAAGGGCAAGCCCTTTTATATAGAGCTTTTTCTCATTTTCAATTAGTTCAAATTTTTGGAAAAAGATATGTACCTGGAACTGCTAATAGTCAAGACGGAGTACCTTTAGCTTTAGATACTAAAACTATGGTAGGAAGATCTAGTGTTGAGGATGTTTATAAACAAATCAATGCTGATATCGATAATGCTATAGTTCTGTTAGATGGATATAAAAAGCCTAATAATTCTAATTTAGATTTACCAGTAGCTTATGGATTAAAAGCTCGTGTAAATTTAACTCAAGGAAATTGGTCTGTTGCTGCAGATAATGCTGTTAAAGCAAGAACTGGTAAACAATTAATGTCGATTGCTGATTACACTAAAGGATTTAATGATTATAATAATGTAGAATGGATGTGGGGTAGCCATATTATAGAGTTACAAACAGCTTATTTTGCTAATTTTGGAGCTTATATGTCACGTAACTTTAATTCAACAGTTATTAGAACATGTCCTAGAGCTATTAATAGTAAATTGTACGATCAAATTCCTACAACAGACGTACGTGCTGCAGTATTTAGCAAAACAGGTGCGCATCCTGGAATAGCTTTGGTTTCTACAGCTCAGAAATTCCCATATACAAGTCAAAAGTTCTTATCAGTAAGTACTGCAGATAGTCGTTGTGATGTTCCTTATATGAGAGTTGCAGAGATGTATTTGATTGAGGCAGAAGCAAAAGCTAAATTGGGTGCTGCAGATGCGGCTCAAGTTTTATTTTCTTTCGTTAGCAAAAGAAATCCTTCATATGTGTTGTCAACAAAAACTGGACAAGCTTTAGTTGATGAAGTTATTTTTCAAAGAAGAATAGAACTTTGGGGAGAAGGATTCAGATTTTTTGATTTAAAAAGAACAAACTCTGATTTAGATAGAACTGGAGCAAACCATAATTCTACTTATGTAGGAGGAGTTTTCTCTGTTCCTGCATCAGATAAAAGATGGCAATGGTTAATTCCTAGAGCGGAAATTAATGCCAATCCATTGATTAAACAAAATGAACTTTAA